A genomic window from Brassica oleracea var. oleracea cultivar TO1000 chromosome C8, BOL, whole genome shotgun sequence includes:
- the LOC106308797 gene encoding uncharacterized protein LOC106308797: protein MARARLPEEERDAGYCQLFVETLHEQALTWFSQLEENSIGSFRDLSAAFLKTYIMFTKRSATASSLWNLNQTKDQSLRDYMEKFKTVVSRIDIPDGIAIDALRNTLWVRSKFREDLYQNPTTLLQDAIARSDSFIKMEEDTNAILSKMNAPKAPAAKNANTRQEPRQHAPTDKNGRKDGYMYVVNENNVPVLTLVVRGEGWNKWVRELDSPDKPVDSVCTTQPTAGAGSAAGLSRTVDLTKHCKYHDVKGHDTT from the coding sequence ATGGCACGGGCTCGACTCCCAGAAGAAGAAAGGGACGCAGGCTACTGCCAACTGTTCGTCGAAACTCTCCACGAGCAAGCCCTAACCTGGTTTTCCCAGTTAGAAGAAAACTCCATCGGAAGCTTCCGCGACTTGTCAGCAGCTTTTCTCAAGACTTACATTATGTTCACCAAGCGCAGCGCTACTGCCTCTAGCTTGTGGAACCTCAACCAAACCAAAGACCAGAGTCTTCGCGACTACATGGAGAAGTTCAAAACCGTAGTCTCAAGGATTGACATTCCAGACGGTATCGCCATTGACGCCTTGCGGAACACGTTGTGGGTTCGTTCTAAATTCCGAGAGGATTTATACCAAAACCCAACTACGTTACTCCAGGACGCTATCGCACGATCTGACAGCTTCATCAAAATGGAAGAAGATACTAACGCCATTCTCAGCAAGATGAACGCACCCAAAGCGCCAGCGGCTAAAAACGCCAACACGCGACAAGAACCGCGCCAGCATGCTCCAACCGACAAAAACGGCCGTAAAGACGGATACATGTATGTCGTCAACGAGAACAACGTGCCGGTTTTAACTCTCGTAGTCCGCGGCGAGGGATGGAACAAGTGGGTAAGGGAGCTCGATTCGCCCGACAAACCAGTCGATAGTGTTTGCACCACCCAACCTACAGCCGGAGCCGGGTCAGCAGCGGGGCTTTCCAGGACCGTCGATCTCACCAAGCATTGCAAATATCACGACGTCAAGGGACATGATACCACATAA